The genomic region TGCGCCGGGTCGATCACGTAGGTGTTGCTGCCGGAGTACAGCTGCGTCACCACGTACTCGCCGACCGGCAGGTCGCCGAACCGGAGCTCACCGACGGCGCTGCTCAGCACCGAGCGGGTGACCTGCGGCGTCCCACCGCGGACGTACACGTAGGTGTTGTCCAGGTCCTCGTTGAGGTCGGGGCTGCCGTTGCCGTTCTTGTCGACGTAGAGCAGGCCGCCGGCGGTGCCGACCTCCTGGCGGATCTTGACGCTCCCGGTGACGCCGTTGTCCCCCGGCGTCGGGTCGGCGACGCCGTCGACGGTGGCGCGGAACTCGACCCTGACGTCCTTCGACCAGTCCCACTTCGGGCGCAGCTTCAGGTTGATGACCTTCTGCTCGGCCGGCCGCAGCGACGGCCGCGACCCGAGCTCGTCGGCGCCGGAGACGATCCAGGCGTCCTGGACGTGGTGGCTCAGCCGGATCCCGGCCGCGGGCGCGGCACCGGAGTTGCGCACGACCAGGGTCGCGTCGACGTCCTCACCCGGCCGGTACTCGGCGCGGCCGAAGGTCAGCTGGACGGACAGGTCCGGTCGCGATGGACCGCCCTCCCACCCGTCCTGCGGCGGCGGGGGCGTCTCCTCCGGCTTGGTGTCCGGAGTGGACGGGAGATCCGGCGTCGTGCCCGGCGGAACCGGTGCCTGCGACGGCGGAACGGACGGCTCGGTGGCCGGCGTGGACGGCGGCACGGGTTCGGTCGACGGCGCCGGGTCCGGTGTGGACGGTGGCGTCGTCGATGGTGTCGTCGGCGGCGTCGCGGGCTCGCTCGGCTGGTTCGACGGCGTCTGCTCGACGCTGGTGGCCGGCGTCTCCGGCTCCTGCGCGAACGCACCGGCGCTCGCACCGCCGAACGCGATCAGCGCGGCGGTGGTCATGGCCCCGATCTTGAGCAGGGCACGGCTGACCGATCTCTCGGACAATGGATCCCCCAAAGACCCTCATGGTGATGGGTCCGCAGACGTCAGAGCCCCCGCACGCGTCCGCAAACGCCGTCAACCTACCTGACCGGATCCGCAGGTGAGAAGCGGTTTCAGGTCACACTCCACTTCGGACGCCGACGAACAGGGCCGGCACCCGCGGTCGGATGCCGGCCCCGTCACGTCAGCGGGCTACGCCGGTCTGCGCCTCGCCGCGGCACGAGCGCCGATGCCGAACGCCACCAGCAACACCGCGACCACACCGAGCCCGAGCACGCTCGCACCGGTCTGGGCCAGCGCCGTACCGCCACCACCGCCGTTCCCGGCGCCACCACCGGACGGCGGCGCCGGCTGACCGGGCTGCGGCTCGTCACCGGGCAGCGGGTGGCCGGGGTCGGTGACCTCGGGACCCGGTACCAGCCGCACCCGCTGCACCCACTCGTGCGAGGTGGTGGTGACCCACAGGTACGGCAGGTCCGTGCGGATCTCCGGCTTCCACGGACCGAGCACCACCGGCTCGTACAGGCCGACCGGCAGGTGCGTGACGACGAACTTGCCGTCCCAGCCGGAGATCCCGCGGCTGACGATCTTCTTCGTGAGCGCGTCCACCAGCACGACGACGGTGTTCGTCACGGGCTGCTCGTCGTGCAGCAGGATGCCGTGCAGGTCGCCGAACTTGCCGACCACGGAGACCCGGTCACGGCCCATCGGGTTGCCCTGCTCGCCGAGGTCCGGCCCGAACGTGCAGTAGGCGGAGGCGAAACCGATGTCACCGGCCTCCTCGGGCAGCTGCCCGGAGACGCGCAGCCGCTTGGTCTCGCCGTCGCGCACGGGCACGCCCGGTCCCTCGTAGGCGAGACCGCCCCAGCCGGGACCGATGTTGGCGATCTCGCCGCGGCCACCGGGACCGGAGCAGAACGCGTGCACCGCCGGGATGTCCTCGCCCGTGTTGTTCGTGAGCTCGACGTCCATCTCATACGCGTCGCCCGGCGCATACGTGCGTTGCGTGAACCGCACGGACGCCTTGAGGAAGTGCGACAACGGCCGCACAGCGCGGATCTCGACCTCGGTGACCGCGTTCTCGTTGATGGTGACCGTCCGCGGGCCCGCGGAGAGCCAGTCCCCCGGCATGATCGTCGTGGTGTAGGTGCCCACGACCAGATTCGCCAGCACCAACCGGCCGTCCGGACCGGTCTTGCCGGGGTACTCGCTCACCGAACCGGACCGGCCCAGCGCGGTCTCGGCACCCGCGACCTCCTCGCCGGCGTCCCGCTTGCCGTTCTCGTTCTCGTCGCCGTAGACCAGGACCGACAGCGTGCCGCGCGCGGCCGTGAGCGGGGCCTCGATCTCGACGCCGTTGTTGGCCGGGTTGGCGTCCTGGCTCTCCACGACCGGGTGGAAGCGCACGACGCTGTTGGGCGTGTACCAGGGCGCGCGGCCGGTGATGAGGAACTCGCGGCTCTCACCGGGTCGCAGCTCGACACCGCTCCCGAAGTTCCGCGCGTCGCCCCACTGCTCGGGGGAGAAGTCGAGGTGCGAGCCGGGACCGGGGCTGCGGGAGCCCATCCGCAGTGAGGCCGAGTGCCCCGTACCGATGTTCGTGACCACGACCTTGGCCTGGATGTGGTCGTCCAGGTCGTAGCCGGGCCGCAGGAACTCGGCCTTGATCTCGAAGTCCGGCGCGTGCAGCGTCGGGTCGGGCACCTGCGGTCCCGCGACGAGCCGGAGGTCGGCCCGCACCGACTGGTCGGCCAGCACCTCGGCGGTGACCGGGGCGCCGTCCTCGGTGCGCCACGGACCCACGGCCACGAGCACGACCGGGCCGGTGCGCACCTCCCGGATCTGCCACGAGCCGTCGAACGCGGTGGTGGTCGCACCCAGCACGCGCCTGGTGGCCGGGTCGAGCGCGACCACGACCGTGTTCCGCAGCGGGGTGCCGTCCTCGGCGTTCACCGCGGTGCCGGTCAGGTCGCCGACGATGCCGGTGACCAGCGCGGTGGCGGTGTAGCCGCGGTAGCCGTCGGTGTGCCTGCCGTTGTTGCCGAACGCGCAGGAGGCGTAGAGCCGGTGGTCGGAGGTCGCGGGGACCACGTCCGGGATCGTGAGCGTCTTCGTCTCCCCCGCCGCCAGTGCGACGCCGGGACCGTCGGGGTGCAGCGGTGCCCAGCCCGGTCCGGTGCCGTCGATCTCACCGGGGTTGGCGTGGGGGTTGCACACCGCGACGACGTTGCCCATCGGTTCGCTGCCGGTGTTGGTGAGCGTCACGGTGATCGCGACGGCGTCTCCCCTGGCGTAGCTCGCGCGGTCGAACGTCATCTGCGCGGTCAGCGTGTCGGACGTCGGCTTCACCACCGGGATCTCGAGTGTCGTGGTCCCGCCGGCGTTGACGACGAACTCGCTGTGCCCCGCCTTGACCGCCAGCACCTCGCCGTGGCTGATCCGCTCGACCACGTACCTGCCGGCCGGCAGCGCGGAGTCGGTGAAGAGGCCGTTGTTCCTGGCGTCCAGGTACTTGGACGTCGTCGGCCGACCACCCCTGATCTGCAGGTAGGCGCCGCCGAGCCCCTCACCCGCGTCGGCACGGCCGTTGCCGTTGTGGTCGCGGTAGAGCACCCCGGTCACGGCGCCCTTGTCCTGGCGGACGATCACCTCGTCGGCGTCGTGGTTGTCGGCGGGGGTCGGGTCCGCCGCACCCGCGAACGTGGCACGGACGTCGGCCCGCCCCTGGGCGACCTCGGGGTAGTCGGTCCGCAGCACGAGGTCGATCACGTGCGTGGCGCCGGGAGCGATGTCCGGGCGGGCGTTCAGCCGCTCGTGACCCGTCTTGACCCAGAGGTCGCGCAGGTCGGTGCCGATGCGGACGTCGTCGGCCTGCGCGGTTCCCCTGTTGCGGACGGTGATCCGCAGCGCGATGTCGGACTCCGGCAGGTACTCGTCCTGCGCGAACTCGGCGTCGATCGTCAGATCCGGCTGTGGGACAACGACCTCGAGGTCTGCCCTGCGCTGTTCCGGAACCGCCGGTGCCTCCGGTGTGGACGGTGCCGGCTCGGTCGAGGAGGGCGGTGCGGGCTCACTCGGCGGCGTGCTCGGCGGAGTTGTCGGCGGAGTGCTCGGCGGGGCAACGGGTTCTGATGACGGCGGCACGGGCTCCGTGCTCGACGGCGGTGCCGTGCTCGACGTGGACGGCGGGGTGGACGGGTCCTGCTCCTGCGCGAGGGCTGCCGGAGCGAGCGTCCCGAACACCAGCAAAGCGGCTGTGCACGCCCCCAAAGAACGTAAGACGGATCTGGCTGACCTACCTGACATGTGTCCCCCTCTTCGACTTGCGGTGGAACGAGCGCGGGGCGGTGTTCGTGGTGAACACCGCCCCGCGACGAATCAACTCACCGGTGCTCAGGCCGTCCGGCGCCGTCCTGCCAGGCGTGCGCCGAAGCCGAACGCCATCAGCAACGCGGCGGCCAGGCCGAGACCGAGCACGCTGGCACCGGTCTTGGCGAGCGCCTCCTGCACGCCGCCGCCGTTGCCGCCGCTCTCACCGGTGCCGGTGGCACCGCCGGGTGCGGGCGAGGCACCGCCGCCGGGACCGGGCTCCGGCTGCGGAGCCGGCACGACGAAGAAGTTCGCCTCTTCCGCCCTGCCGGCGCTGATCCGCACGAAGTCGTACCCCTGCTCGACGGGCTGGAAGCCGGCGACCTTCAGCGTGTAGTCACCGGCCGGGACACGGGCGAAGTCCGCCAGGCCGTTGGCGTCGGTGACCGTCGCGAGGGTCTCGACACCCTCCGGGTAGGTGTGCAGCGCGACACGGGTGTTCGCGACGGCCTCACCGGCGTCGATGGTGCGGTTGCCGTTGAGGTCGTGCACGACGTGCGCCTTCAGCGAGCCGAAGCCGCCCGGCACGCGTGCCGAGTCGGCCGCCCACGGGCCGTCGGTGTTGTAACCGGGGTTCGGCTCGAAGTCGCAGCCGACGCGCACGACGCCGATCTCGAAAGCCGCTGCCGGCACCTTCTCGGTGGCGATGAACGTCTTCGTCTCGCCGGCACCGACGGTCACGCCCTTGCCGGGCGGGAGCAGCTCGCCCCAGCCGGAGGTGTCGTTGCCGTACGGCCCGCCACCGAGCTGGTTCCCGTCACCGATCCGGTTGCATCCGGCCTGGATGCCGCTGATGGCCCGGTCGCTCGAGTTCGTGAGCGTGATGGTGATCTTGGCTTCCTCGCCGACCTGGTACACGTCCTTGTCGAGCGTCATCGTGGCGCTGAGCGACTCGCTGTACGGCCGCTCGGCGCGCGCGGTGAGCTGCACCGGCTTGCCGGGCTCGACGCGGACCCGCGTGTCGCCGTCGGCGTGCACGATCCAGCCGTCGGCCAGCGTGTAGCTCAGGTAGTAGTCACCGGACGGGAGGCCGGGGAACGAGAACCGGCCCTCTGCGTCCGTGGTGGTCTGGTTGCTGCTGTGCGGCAAACCGCCACCGGCCTGCACGATGACGCCCGCCGCGGCCTCGCCTGCGTCCTGCTGCCCGTTGCGGTTGCGGTCGACGTAGACGACACCGGAGATGTCGCCCTTCGACTGCGTGACCGGGACCTCACCGGAGATGCCGCAGTTGCAGGGGTTCGGGCTGCCGATCCACTCGATCATGCTCGACGGGCGCAGCTTGCCGTCGTAGAGGTTGGTGATCGGGCCGGCGAGCTCGAACGTGCGGGTCTCACCAGGTGCGAGCGCGATGCCGGCCGCGTTCCAGCCGAAGTCGCCCCACTGCTCGTTCGCGATCCCGACGTTCGACAGCGGCCACATCAGCCGGGTGCGCTCGGCGGTCTTGCCACCCATGTTGGTGACGGTCGCCGTCATCCGGACCGTCTCGTGCGACTCGTAGCTCGGCTTGTCGAACTTCAGCGAGCCGCGGACGTCCGCGTCGGCCGTGCCGGGAACCATGAAGTACGTGGCACTGGAACCGTTGTCGGTCTCCGGGATCCAGACCGGCATGGAACCGCTGCCGCCGGAGGTCTTCCAGCCGTTCTTGAACAGGCCGAAGTACCGCCCGGCGGGGACTCCGCCGAACACGATCTTGCCGTCCGGCCCGCTCGTGAACGCGGCCGCCTTGGCGCCGGTGGCCTCGTTGACCAGGTCGACCTCAAGGCCGATGAGAGTTTCACCGGGGTCGTGCCAGAAGTTGCCGTTCTTGTCGTGGACGAAGGTGACCGGGAACGTGCCGCCGCTGGTCACCTTGGCCGACGTGGCCACCTGCGGGCCGTCCGCGTTCCAGCCGACGTTCGGCGCGAAGTCGCAGACCAGCCGGACCACGCCGGAGTCGAGCGCCGCCTGCGGGATGGCCTCGTCGATCACGATCGTGCGGCTCTCACCGGCGGCGAGCGTGACACCGGGATTGTTGAACACGGCCCAGCCGGGGCCCGTGCCGAGGTGGTTGGCGTCGCCCACGCGGTTGCAGCCCGCCTGGATGCCGCTGATCGGGTGGTCACCCTTGTTGGTGAGCATCACGGTGATCTTGGCGGTGGCCGGGAAGCGGTAGGTCGCCTGGTCCAGCGAGGCGGTCGCCGTCAGCACCTCGGAGATCGGCCGCTCGGCGCGCCCGGTCAGCTCGGTCGTCTGGTCCGGCGCGACCTGGAAGTCGGAGCTCGGGCCACCGCGGACGACCCAGCCGCCCGGCAGCTCGAAGTACGGGGAGTAGTAGCTGCCCGTCGCGACGCCGGTGAAGCTGAACCGGCCGTCGGAGCCGCTGGTCGTGCGGTACTCCTGCGCCGGGACGCCGCCGTAGATGCTGACGACGCCACCGGAGACGGCCTCGCCGGCGTCGGCCTGGCCGTTGCGGTTGGCGTCGGCGTACACGAAGCCGGACACGTGCCCGGTGGTCCTGACGACCTGCGCGGTGGTGAAGAAGTAGTTGTCCTGCTGGTCGGCGTCGCCGTCCTGCGGGGTGACGTCACCGCTCACGGACAGCATGCCCATGTGGTCCAGGTACGAGATCGTGCCGGACACGGTGACCGTGCGGGACTCGCCGGGCGCCAGGCTCACGCCGGGGCGGTGACGGGCGAGCTCACCCAGCTGCGCCGAGTCGTAGTTGAGCCCCCACACGTTCGCGTGCAGCGCGTTCGCCGTCACCGAACTGTTGTTGGTGTAGGTCAGCGTGAGCGTGACCGACTCGTGCGAGGCGTAGGTGCTCTTGTCGAGCGACGCCGTGGTCTTGACGTTCGGCTTGACCGGGACGGCGGCCTTCTCGTCGGCCTTCGGCTTCTGCGGCACGGGTGCCTGCGTGCCGGTCGGGACGATCGGCGCGGTCTGCGTCGGCGTCGGGGCCGGCGGTTCGACCGGGGTCTGGCTCGGCGTCTCGCTCGACGGCGGAGGCGTGGTGGTCTCGGACGGCGCCGGTGTCTGCGACGGCGTCTCCACCGGCGTCTCGACCGGCGTCCCGGTCGGTGCCGGCGTCACCGTCTCCGACTGGGTCGGCTCGGTGCTCGTCGGCTCTTCCTGCGCGAACGCGGCGGCGGAGGTCCCTCCGAACGCGAGCACGGCAGCGGTGGTCAGGGCCGTGAACCTGAGCAGGGCACGGCTGACCGATCTGTCGGACAATGGATCCCCCAAAGACCCTGTGGTGAGTGGTCCGCCGGCGTCAGAGCCCCCGCACGCGCCCGCAAGACGTCCGGAAAGTACCGCAGTGCTCCTCGTCCGGGGAAGTCTCGAATGAGACACAAAAGTGCGCACGTGCTCCGAATCTCGCATTCCCGACGGTCTTTCGGGGTCGAAAGTCGCGGACCGGGAAATGGCCTCACGAGGTGGCATGCTGGTGGCCGTGACACCCGAGGACCTCGCGCACCTGCGGCGGGCTCGCGACCTGATGGACCGCGAGTACGCCAAGCCGCTGGACGTGCCCACGATGGCCCGTGCCGCGCTGATGTCGCCGTCGCACTTCTCCCGCCGGTTCCGCGCCGCGTACGGGGAAACGCCGTACGGCTACCTGATGACGCGCCGGATCGAACGGGCGAAAGCGTTGCTGCGCCTGGGAGAGCTGTCCGTGACCGAGGTCTGCGTGGCGGTGGGCTGCAC from Lentzea guizhouensis harbors:
- a CDS encoding helix-turn-helix transcriptional regulator, which gives rise to MLVAVTPEDLAHLRRARDLMDREYAKPLDVPTMARAALMSPSHFSRRFRAAYGETPYGYLMTRRIERAKALLRLGELSVTEVCVAVGCTSLGSFSARFTELVGVPPSAYRARSHAELAAVPGCQLKGLTRPSRFREAAPRRAT
- a CDS encoding carboxypeptidase-like regulatory domain-containing protein, producing MFGTLAPAALAQEQDPSTPPSTSSTAPPSSTEPVPPSSEPVAPPSTPPTTPPSTPPSEPAPPSSTEPAPSTPEAPAVPEQRRADLEVVVPQPDLTIDAEFAQDEYLPESDIALRITVRNRGTAQADDVRIGTDLRDLWVKTGHERLNARPDIAPGATHVIDLVLRTDYPEVAQGRADVRATFAGAADPTPADNHDADEVIVRQDKGAVTGVLYRDHNGNGRADAGEGLGGAYLQIRGGRPTTSKYLDARNNGLFTDSALPAGRYVVERISHGEVLAVKAGHSEFVVNAGGTTTLEIPVVKPTSDTLTAQMTFDRASYARGDAVAITVTLTNTGSEPMGNVVAVCNPHANPGEIDGTGPGWAPLHPDGPGVALAAGETKTLTIPDVVPATSDHRLYASCAFGNNGRHTDGYRGYTATALVTGIVGDLTGTAVNAEDGTPLRNTVVVALDPATRRVLGATTTAFDGSWQIREVRTGPVVLVAVGPWRTEDGAPVTAEVLADQSVRADLRLVAGPQVPDPTLHAPDFEIKAEFLRPGYDLDDHIQAKVVVTNIGTGHSASLRMGSRSPGPGSHLDFSPEQWGDARNFGSGVELRPGESREFLITGRAPWYTPNSVVRFHPVVESQDANPANNGVEIEAPLTAARGTLSVLVYGDENENGKRDAGEEVAGAETALGRSGSVSEYPGKTGPDGRLVLANLVVGTYTTTIMPGDWLSAGPRTVTINENAVTEVEIRAVRPLSHFLKASVRFTQRTYAPGDAYEMDVELTNNTGEDIPAVHAFCSGPGGRGEIANIGPGWGGLAYEGPGVPVRDGETKRLRVSGQLPEEAGDIGFASAYCTFGPDLGEQGNPMGRDRVSVVGKFGDLHGILLHDEQPVTNTVVVLVDALTKKIVSRGISGWDGKFVVTHLPVGLYEPVVLGPWKPEIRTDLPYLWVTTTSHEWVQRVRLVPGPEVTDPGHPLPGDEPQPGQPAPPSGGGAGNGGGGGTALAQTGASVLGLGVVAVLLVAFGIGARAAARRRPA
- a CDS encoding SdrD B-like domain-containing protein gives rise to the protein MLAFGGTSAAAFAQEEPTSTEPTQSETVTPAPTGTPVETPVETPSQTPAPSETTTPPPSSETPSQTPVEPPAPTPTQTAPIVPTGTQAPVPQKPKADEKAAVPVKPNVKTTASLDKSTYASHESVTLTLTYTNNSSVTANALHANVWGLNYDSAQLGELARHRPGVSLAPGESRTVTVSGTISYLDHMGMLSVSGDVTPQDGDADQQDNYFFTTAQVVRTTGHVSGFVYADANRNGQADAGEAVSGGVVSIYGGVPAQEYRTTSGSDGRFSFTGVATGSYYSPYFELPGGWVVRGGPSSDFQVAPDQTTELTGRAERPISEVLTATASLDQATYRFPATAKITVMLTNKGDHPISGIQAGCNRVGDANHLGTGPGWAVFNNPGVTLAAGESRTIVIDEAIPQAALDSGVVRLVCDFAPNVGWNADGPQVATSAKVTSGGTFPVTFVHDKNGNFWHDPGETLIGLEVDLVNEATGAKAAAFTSGPDGKIVFGGVPAGRYFGLFKNGWKTSGGSGSMPVWIPETDNGSSATYFMVPGTADADVRGSLKFDKPSYESHETVRMTATVTNMGGKTAERTRLMWPLSNVGIANEQWGDFGWNAAGIALAPGETRTFELAGPITNLYDGKLRPSSMIEWIGSPNPCNCGISGEVPVTQSKGDISGVVYVDRNRNGQQDAGEAAAGVIVQAGGGLPHSSNQTTTDAEGRFSFPGLPSGDYYLSYTLADGWIVHADGDTRVRVEPGKPVQLTARAERPYSESLSATMTLDKDVYQVGEEAKITITLTNSSDRAISGIQAGCNRIGDGNQLGGGPYGNDTSGWGELLPPGKGVTVGAGETKTFIATEKVPAAAFEIGVVRVGCDFEPNPGYNTDGPWAADSARVPGGFGSLKAHVVHDLNGNRTIDAGEAVANTRVALHTYPEGVETLATVTDANGLADFARVPAGDYTLKVAGFQPVEQGYDFVRISAGRAEEANFFVVPAPQPEPGPGGGASPAPGGATGTGESGGNGGGVQEALAKTGASVLGLGLAAALLMAFGFGARLAGRRRTA